The genomic stretch CCTTTAATTAAAATTGTCACCCCAGGCAACGGCATTCCTTTCTCATCACACACGGAACCATTCACTTCCCGAACCTGCGACGATTTTATCTGTTCCCGAACCTCCAAAATCAACACGAAATCCTCTTTCTCTTCAAACTTCACCTCTTTCCCTGCAAAAATCCGTTTTAAAGCCTCGCCAATCGTCACATTCTTCAACGTCACACTCACCCGCTCGTTCATATCCACTTGCACGTTGCTATAAAAGAAATCTTTACCATACTCACTTCCCAACACCCGTAATACCTGTTTAATCGGGGTCTCCTTCACTTCTAACGAAACCAGTCGCGCCTGCGCGTACCCCACTTTCGGCACACCCAACAAACACCACAAACAAATTAAACCAACCAAACGCATCATCATCCACGTTTTTTTTTGCCATATCTGCAATACCAGATCAGGCTCTTGATTTTTTCATATATTTGCATTTAAGGTTATACATAGCCTTGTACCCTGACTCTCAATTCTAGGGGACAAAGCAATTGACCAATTAAAGTCGAGAAAGCCTAGCCACTTTCTCGATTTTTATCTTCTTGAAATAACAATACTATCACCTTGCACACTAAAACGCACGTAACTCGTAGCCTCAATCATCTCGATCAAATCACCCAAGGGCCTAAACTTCAACATCGCCCCGGAAAAACGCACCTCTTTCAATTCCTCCTGTTGGAAAGAAATCTTTACATCATACCAGCGAGCAATTCGCAACGCAATATCCTCCAACCGGGCATCCTCGAAATGAAACTTCCCATCAACCCATGACGTGATATAAGCGACATCGACCTCCTGAACCTCTAACCCTTTTTTCCCGACAACAGCCTGTTGTCCGGGCTTCAACATCACGGAATCTCCCCTACATTCTATCACTCGTACCGCCCCGTTTATCAATGTTGCCGAAGGCATCAAATCATCCTTATAAGCAGAAAGATTAAATTCCGTGCCCAACACCCTCACGTTCAACCGTTCCGTTTCCACGTAAAACGGACGTTCCGTGTCACGTTTCACTTTAAAATATCCCTCCCCCGTCAATCTCACCCTTCGTTCCCCCGTTTCAAAATATTCCGGAATTTCCAATGTTGAAGCCGAATTCAACCACACAACGGAACCATCCTCTAAAACTATCCGATATTCACCACCATTAGGTACCACCAACTTATGCATCCGATTGCCCCGACTTGCCAAACTATCCTGACTTTCATAATGTAGCACCCGGTTAGAATCCACTCGCATGATAACCCCACCCGTTCCTGTCAAGATCGTATCTCTCATCATCTCGTTAATCTCCACCTTCTCCCCATTTGCCCAAACCAAATAAGCCCGTTCATTACCGGGCACCGCAACCTGTGCAAACATCCTGTGTTCTCGCTCCACGCTCTCCCGATCACGCCACAACAAATACCCTCCAACTCCGGCAACTAATATCCATATTGCCGCATATCTCAACCAAAGCCCCAAATGAACCCGTTTTTTTCTCCGACTCTTTACCAATTGTAAACGCCCGGAAATATCCGGCCGGAACTCTTCCCGCAACACGGATAGCCGTTGACGCACCGCCATAAACACTTGTAACTCCCGTTCATGCTCCACATCCTCGGCCAACCATAACGACAAGAATTCTTCCTCTTTTGCAGAAAGCTCCCCGTCAACTTTTTTTACCAGCAATTCCTCTATCTTATCATCCATAAATTTCATTGTATTATGAATACTTTTCATGAGAGGACGCACCACCCTCAAAAAAGGGTGATTCAAAAAACAAATTATTTTACTAAAATTTATCTTTTACGAATAAACACCTCATTACCTGAAAAATAGCAAAACAACAAGGTAAGTTCTTTTATCGTGAATTTTTGCCTTAACTCCCGGTAAGCCATCCGCATTTGTGTCTTCAC from Butyricimonas virosa encodes the following:
- a CDS encoding FecR domain-containing protein; protein product: MDDKIEELLVKKVDGELSAKEEEFLSLWLAEDVEHERELQVFMAVRQRLSVLREEFRPDISGRLQLVKSRRKKRVHLGLWLRYAAIWILVAGVGGYLLWRDRESVEREHRMFAQVAVPGNERAYLVWANGEKVEINEMMRDTILTGTGGVIMRVDSNRVLHYESQDSLASRGNRMHKLVVPNGGEYRIVLEDGSVVWLNSASTLEIPEYFETGERRVRLTGEGYFKVKRDTERPFYVETERLNVRVLGTEFNLSAYKDDLMPSATLINGAVRVIECRGDSVMLKPGQQAVVGKKGLEVQEVDVAYITSWVDGKFHFEDARLEDIALRIARWYDVKISFQQEELKEVRFSGAMLKFRPLGDLIEMIEATSYVRFSVQGDSIVISRR